In one window of Armatimonadia bacterium DNA:
- a CDS encoding DNA-3-methyladenine glycosylase I has translation MPAIEPVAFADGRVRCAWVPPGDALYLAYHDEEWGVPLHDDQRLFEMLVLEGAQAGLSWSTILRKRENYRAACDGFDIETVAGYGPDRIAELLTNAGLIRNRRKMEAMVVNARGVMALQEDFGSLSKALWQFVEGHGVAPGEPVRNAWRSVGEIPATSPESEAMSKFLLQRGFKFVGPTICYAFMQAVGMVNDHTVDCFRYNQV, from the coding sequence ATGCCTGCAATCGAGCCCGTGGCCTTCGCTGACGGCCGGGTGCGCTGTGCCTGGGTGCCTCCCGGTGATGCGCTCTATCTTGCCTACCACGATGAGGAGTGGGGAGTGCCGCTCCACGACGACCAGCGGCTCTTCGAGATGCTGGTGCTCGAGGGTGCGCAGGCCGGCCTGAGTTGGTCCACCATCCTGCGCAAGCGCGAGAACTACCGCGCCGCTTGTGATGGCTTTGATATCGAGACAGTGGCCGGCTACGGGCCGGATCGCATCGCCGAACTGCTGACCAACGCGGGGCTGATTCGCAACCGTCGCAAGATGGAGGCGATGGTGGTCAACGCCCGCGGAGTGATGGCGCTCCAGGAGGACTTCGGCAGCCTCTCGAAGGCGCTGTGGCAGTTCGTCGAGGGGCACGGGGTCGCCCCCGGAGAGCCAGTCAGGAACGCCTGGCGCAGTGTTGGCGAGATCCCGGCAACGAGTCCTGAGTCGGAGGCCATGAGCAAGTTCTTGCTCCAGCGCGGGTTCAAGTTCGTCGGCCCCACGATCTGCTATGCCTTCATGCAGGCCGTGGGGATGGTCAACGATCACACCGTAGATTGCTTCCGGTACAACCAGGTGTAG